One segment of Macaca fascicularis isolate 582-1 chromosome 2, T2T-MFA8v1.1 DNA contains the following:
- the RPL14 gene encoding large ribosomal subunit protein eL14 isoform X3 — MPFKCMQLTDFILKFPHSARQKYVRQAWQKADINTKWAATRWAKKIEARERKAKMTDFDRFKVMKAKKMRNRIIKNEVKKLQKAALLKASPKKAPGTKGTAAAAAAAAAAAKVPAKKMTTASKKAPAQKVPAQKATGQKAAPAPKAQKGQKAPAQKAPAPKASGKKA; from the exons ATGCCTTTCAAGTGCATGCAGCTCACTGATTTCATCCTCAAGTTTCCACACAG TGCCCGCCAGAAGTATGTCCGACAAGCGTGGCAGAAGGCAGACATCAATACAAAATGGGCAGCCACACGATGGGCCAAGAAGATTGAAGCCAGAGAAAGG aaagccAAGATGACAGATTTTGATCGTTTTAAAGTTATGAAGGCAAAGAAAATG AGGAACAGAATAATCAAGAATGAAGTTAAGAAGCTTCAAAAGGCAGCTCTCCTGAAAGCTTCTCCCAAAAAAGCACCTGGTACTAAGggtactgctgctgctgctgctgctgctgctgctgctgctaaagTTCCAGCAAAAAAGATGACCACCGCGAGTAAAAAGGCTCCAGCCCAGAAGGTTCCTGCCCAGAAAGCCACAGGCCAGAAGGCTGCGCCTGCTCCAAAAGCTCAGAAGGGTCAAAAAGCTCCAGCCCAGAAAGCACCTGCTCCAAAGGCATCTGGCAAGAAAGCATAA
- the RPL14 gene encoding large ribosomal subunit protein eL14 isoform X1 codes for MVFRRFVEVGRVAYVSFGPHAGKLVAIVDVIDQNRALVDGPCTQVRRQAMPFKCMQLTDFILKFPHSARQKYVRQAWQKADINTKWAATRWAKKIEARERKAKMTDFDRFKVMKAKKMRNRIIKNEVKKLQKAALLKASPKKAPGTKGTAAAAAAAAAAAKVPAKKMTTASKKAPAQKVPAQKATGQKAAPAPKAQKGQKAPAQKAPAPKASGKKA; via the exons ATG GTGTTCAGGCGCTTCGTGGAGGTTGGCCGGGTGGCCTATGTCTCCTTTGGACCTCATGCCGGAAAATTGGTCGCGATTGTAGATGTTATTGATCAGAACAGG GCTTTGGTCGATGGACCTTGCACTCAAGTGAGGAGACAGGCCATGCCTTTCAAGTGCATGCAGCTCACTGATTTCATCCTCAAGTTTCCACACAG TGCCCGCCAGAAGTATGTCCGACAAGCGTGGCAGAAGGCAGACATCAATACAAAATGGGCAGCCACACGATGGGCCAAGAAGATTGAAGCCAGAGAAAGG aaagccAAGATGACAGATTTTGATCGTTTTAAAGTTATGAAGGCAAAGAAAATG AGGAACAGAATAATCAAGAATGAAGTTAAGAAGCTTCAAAAGGCAGCTCTCCTGAAAGCTTCTCCCAAAAAAGCACCTGGTACTAAGggtactgctgctgctgctgctgctgctgctgctgctgctaaagTTCCAGCAAAAAAGATGACCACCGCGAGTAAAAAGGCTCCAGCCCAGAAGGTTCCTGCCCAGAAAGCCACAGGCCAGAAGGCTGCGCCTGCTCCAAAAGCTCAGAAGGGTCAAAAAGCTCCAGCCCAGAAAGCACCTGCTCCAAAGGCATCTGGCAAGAAAGCATAA